A region of Sphingomonas crusticola DNA encodes the following proteins:
- the fdhD gene encoding formate dehydrogenase accessory sulfurtransferase FdhD, producing MSGGGTFRQVDFCRIAAEGDRSLIGRSVAVERPIAIEFNGIGYAVMMASPADLDDFAVGFAFSERLIGGLADIVDIQHHSTLNGDVLRVTLQPSCSERLLGRVRHRISESACGLCGIENLEQALRPLPEVTATANATDSAIFRALADLRERQPLNRETGAVHAAAQCADDGRILRVREDVGRHNAFDKLIGAMRRADAAWDGGFALLSSRCSYELVEKAALADCPMLVTISAATDLAIQRAQSCGLSLIVLARSDAVLALAPLDRG from the coding sequence GTGAGCGGCGGCGGCACTTTCAGGCAGGTGGATTTTTGCCGGATCGCTGCAGAGGGCGACCGCTCCCTGATCGGGCGCTCGGTGGCGGTCGAACGGCCGATCGCGATCGAGTTCAACGGCATCGGCTATGCCGTGATGATGGCAAGTCCCGCCGACCTCGACGATTTCGCCGTTGGCTTCGCATTCAGCGAACGCCTCATCGGCGGGCTGGCGGACATTGTCGACATCCAGCACCACTCTACCCTCAACGGTGATGTCCTGCGCGTCACGCTGCAACCATCGTGCAGCGAAAGGCTGCTGGGGCGCGTGCGCCATCGGATTTCGGAATCCGCTTGCGGATTGTGCGGCATCGAGAATCTGGAACAAGCCTTGCGCCCATTGCCGGAAGTGACGGCAACCGCAAACGCAACAGACAGCGCCATCTTCCGCGCACTGGCAGACCTGCGCGAAAGGCAGCCGCTCAATCGCGAAACCGGCGCGGTTCATGCCGCGGCCCAGTGTGCGGACGACGGACGCATCCTGCGCGTGCGCGAAGATGTCGGCCGGCACAACGCGTTCGACAAGCTGATCGGCGCGATGCGGCGCGCCGACGCTGCTTGGGATGGCGGCTTCGCATTGCTTTCGTCGCGCTGCTCCTATGAACTGGTCGAGAAGGCCGCACTCGCCGATTGCCCGATGCTGGTGACGATTTCGGCGGCGACCGATCTGGCGATCCAGCGTGCCCAATCCTGTGGGCTTAGTCTGATCGTGCTGGCACGGTCCGATGCCGTATTGGCGCTTGCCCCGCTGGATCGCGGATGA
- a CDS encoding glycoside hydrolase family 13 protein, which translates to MRMVNAARLMATAMLSAASAVPLAAAPVAMPANAAAGANDWWKKAVIYELYPRSFADSNNDGIGDIKGITGRLDYLADLGIDAIWMTPMFPSPQADFGYDVADYNGVDPQFGTVADVDALIAKGKDRGVKLILDFVINHSSDQHSWFRQSRASRDNPYRDFYVWRDPKPDGSPPNNWTSLFGGSAWDKDPKTGQYYYHFFYPQQPDLNWRNPKVEKAMFDAAEWWLKRGVYGYRLDAVGTMFERADLKDNPPAPGTDAFGLPEQNRINNTEQPEMHIALQRLRQQVIDRYPGRVLIGETYVATAPELTRFYGAHNDELQMPMFLSLIGVQPITAGALRPRIEAVENNPVGGWPTFALNNHDQRRAPSRYTLPPGTSSDDMAKITGAMLLTLRGTPILYYGEELGMVNNDPQRVEDVQDIIGKKGWPKEKGRDGERTPMQWDASTNAGFNKGARPWLPVAPDFTTRNVAVEKDDPASVLSLYRTLIAERRINPALAGDMAMVDRANPDVLSYVRSGGGKRVLTLLNFSANAADVPLARAGGGKTGRIIVQNRASIDGTTIHIAPLGVMVVELS; encoded by the coding sequence ATGCGGATGGTGAATGCGGCGCGGCTCATGGCCACAGCGATGCTTTCGGCGGCCAGTGCCGTCCCCCTCGCCGCGGCGCCGGTGGCGATGCCGGCCAATGCCGCGGCCGGCGCGAACGACTGGTGGAAGAAAGCCGTCATTTACGAGCTCTATCCGCGCAGCTTTGCCGACAGCAACAATGACGGCATCGGCGACATAAAGGGTATTACGGGCCGGCTCGATTATCTCGCCGATCTCGGCATCGACGCGATCTGGATGACGCCGATGTTCCCCAGCCCGCAGGCCGATTTCGGCTATGATGTGGCGGATTATAATGGGGTCGACCCGCAATTCGGCACGGTCGCCGACGTCGACGCGCTGATCGCCAAGGGCAAGGACCGCGGCGTCAAGCTCATCCTCGATTTCGTGATCAATCATTCCTCGGACCAGCACAGCTGGTTCCGGCAATCGCGCGCCAGCCGCGACAATCCCTATCGCGATTTCTACGTCTGGCGCGATCCGAAGCCGGACGGCAGCCCACCCAATAACTGGACATCGCTGTTCGGCGGTTCGGCCTGGGACAAGGACCCCAAGACCGGTCAATATTATTACCATTTCTTCTATCCGCAGCAGCCCGATCTTAACTGGCGCAACCCCAAGGTCGAAAAGGCGATGTTCGACGCCGCCGAGTGGTGGCTGAAGCGGGGCGTCTATGGCTATCGCCTCGATGCGGTGGGCACCATGTTCGAGCGCGCGGATCTCAAGGATAACCCGCCCGCACCCGGCACCGACGCCTTCGGCCTGCCCGAACAGAACCGCATCAACAATACCGAGCAGCCGGAAATGCACATCGCGCTGCAGCGCCTGCGCCAGCAGGTGATCGATCGCTATCCCGGACGCGTGCTGATCGGCGAGACCTATGTCGCGACCGCACCCGAGCTCACGCGCTTCTACGGCGCCCATAATGACGAGCTGCAGATGCCGATGTTCCTGAGCCTGATCGGGGTGCAGCCGATCACGGCCGGTGCACTCAGGCCGCGGATCGAGGCGGTCGAGAACAACCCCGTCGGCGGCTGGCCGACCTTTGCGCTCAACAATCACGATCAGCGCCGCGCGCCGAGCCGCTACACATTGCCCCCCGGCACGAGCAGCGATGACATGGCCAAGATCACCGGTGCGATGCTGCTGACGCTGCGCGGAACCCCGATCCTTTATTATGGCGAGGAGCTGGGGATGGTGAACAATGATCCCCAGCGTGTTGAAGACGTGCAGGACATCATCGGTAAGAAAGGCTGGCCGAAGGAGAAAGGCCGCGACGGCGAGCGCACCCCGATGCAATGGGATGCCAGCACCAATGCCGGCTTCAACAAGGGGGCCCGGCCGTGGCTGCCGGTGGCTCCTGACTTTACCACCCGCAATGTCGCTGTCGAAAAGGACGATCCCGCATCCGTGCTGTCGCTTTATCGAACGCTGATCGCGGAGCGCCGCATCAATCCCGCTTTGGCGGGGGACATGGCGATGGTCGACCGCGCCAATCCGGACGTCCTGTCCTATGTCCGCAGCGGCGGCGGCAAGCGCGTGCTGACCCTGCTTAATTTCTCGGCCAATGCGGCGGACGTGCCGCTCGCCCGCGCGGGCGGCGGCAAAACAGGCCGAATCATCGTCCAGAACCGCGCCAGCATCGATGGCACCACGATCCATATCGCACCGCTCGGTGTGATGGTCGTGGAATTATCCTGA
- a CDS encoding cyclase family protein encodes MDKPVLVDLSHSIEAGMVTYKGLPAPLVCDYLSREASRAHYEPGTEFAIQRIEMVGNTGTYLDSPFHRYADGADLAGLHLDQLAHLDTLVVSPDLSEGIAIEPAMLTGLDFAGKAVLLHTGWDRHWRTDLYFENHPYLTEAAAGVLADAGAALVGIDSHNIDDTRGRTRPAHSILLGRNIPICEHMTNLAALPPTGARFCAVPPKVAGFGTFPVRAFALLP; translated from the coding sequence TTGGACAAGCCCGTCCTGGTGGATCTTTCGCACAGCATCGAAGCAGGCATGGTGACCTACAAGGGTCTGCCCGCGCCGCTGGTGTGCGACTATCTGTCGCGGGAGGCGTCGCGCGCGCATTATGAGCCCGGCACGGAATTCGCGATCCAGCGGATCGAGATGGTCGGCAATACCGGCACCTATCTCGACAGCCCGTTCCATCGCTACGCAGACGGCGCGGATCTGGCGGGTCTGCACCTCGACCAGCTTGCCCATCTCGATACTTTGGTCGTGTCGCCGGACCTGAGCGAGGGGATCGCGATCGAACCCGCGATGCTGACCGGCCTCGATTTCGCGGGCAAAGCCGTATTGCTCCACACCGGCTGGGACCGCCACTGGCGCACCGACCTTTATTTCGAGAACCACCCCTATCTCACCGAAGCCGCCGCCGGGGTATTGGCGGACGCCGGCGCGGCCCTGGTCGGCATCGATTCGCACAATATCGACGACACACGCGGCCGGACACGACCGGCCCATTCAATCCTGCTCGGCCGCAACATCCCGATTTGCGAGCATATGACGAACCTCGCTGCGCTCCCGCCGACCGGCGCGCGCTTCTGTGCCGTGCCGCCCAAGGTGGCGGGCTTCGGGACCTTCCCGGTTCGCGCCTTCGCTTTGCTGCCTTAA